A window of the Sphingomonas piscis genome harbors these coding sequences:
- a CDS encoding DUF5597 domain-containing protein, which yields MKSMKVLKALVGCLVLSLSSMMGAAQAQGLPHLERRGAATQLIVDGKPFLILGGETHNSSYNSADYMAPVWPMLRSMNLNTVLVPVAWEDIEPQEGHFTFKVVDDFAAGARKNNLRLVILWFGSWKNTYSSYVPAWVKSDLARFPRVEMSSGQGTERLSPFSSAAQTSDARAFARLMRHIAAIDRVQRTVLMVQVQNEVGVIPQSRDHSAVAEAAFAAPVPSELMQHLTTNRTRLNPTLRSVWEAAGARASGTWQEVFGTGSVTDHLFMSWFYATYVEKVTAAGKAEYPLPMFTNAALIRPNYEPGQYNSGGPLPSSLDIWKAGAPSLEFLSPDIYFDQFVDWAAAYNRSDNPLFIPEARGGKEGAANALHAFGALNALGFSPFGIDGSEGAGDLDGNGQSVGRRDDAIGHVYGQLAGLAPLILQKQAEGNIRAMVMEGEAQRAGRLRVGNYLANMVRAAPPGGTIDPNSRVGAMLLQIGPDEFLVVGSGDAQLTFTSDTKGLPIVGIQSIDEVFLRNGGMVAGRRLNGDESGQGQLLRLLSSDAAQGKIYRVRLYRYR from the coding sequence ATGAAAAGCATGAAGGTTCTGAAGGCTCTCGTCGGCTGTTTGGTCCTCTCTTTGAGTTCGATGATGGGAGCCGCCCAGGCGCAGGGCTTGCCTCATCTGGAGCGACGGGGGGCCGCGACGCAGCTGATCGTCGACGGCAAGCCGTTCCTTATCCTTGGCGGTGAGACTCACAACTCCAGCTACAACAGTGCCGATTACATGGCGCCGGTCTGGCCAATGCTGCGTTCGATGAACCTGAACACGGTTCTGGTTCCAGTGGCGTGGGAGGACATCGAACCCCAAGAGGGGCACTTCACGTTCAAAGTCGTCGACGACTTCGCCGCGGGCGCACGCAAGAACAATCTGCGGCTGGTCATCCTTTGGTTCGGGAGCTGGAAGAATACCTATTCCAGCTATGTTCCCGCTTGGGTCAAAAGCGACCTCGCCCGGTTTCCGCGGGTCGAGATGAGCAGCGGGCAGGGCACCGAGCGCCTTTCCCCGTTTTCGTCAGCAGCTCAGACTTCCGATGCCCGCGCATTCGCACGTCTGATGCGCCACATCGCGGCGATCGATCGCGTGCAGCGCACGGTGCTGATGGTGCAAGTTCAGAACGAGGTCGGCGTCATTCCTCAGTCTCGCGACCATTCTGCGGTCGCCGAAGCAGCCTTCGCGGCGCCGGTACCCTCTGAGTTGATGCAGCATCTGACGACGAACCGCACGCGGCTCAATCCGACACTCCGCTCGGTATGGGAAGCGGCCGGCGCAAGAGCGTCGGGCACCTGGCAGGAGGTGTTCGGGACGGGATCGGTCACCGATCACCTGTTCATGTCATGGTTCTATGCGACCTATGTTGAGAAAGTGACGGCCGCGGGGAAGGCGGAATATCCGCTGCCGATGTTCACCAACGCGGCGCTCATCCGGCCGAACTACGAACCCGGACAATATAATTCGGGCGGTCCGCTTCCGAGCTCCCTGGACATCTGGAAGGCCGGCGCGCCGTCGCTCGAATTCCTGTCGCCCGACATTTACTTCGATCAATTCGTCGACTGGGCAGCCGCATACAATCGGTCCGACAACCCGTTGTTCATTCCGGAAGCGCGCGGCGGCAAGGAAGGTGCGGCCAATGCGCTGCACGCATTCGGCGCGCTAAATGCGCTGGGCTTTTCTCCGTTCGGTATCGACGGCAGCGAGGGCGCCGGCGATCTCGACGGCAATGGCCAGAGCGTCGGCCGGCGGGACGATGCGATCGGCCATGTCTACGGCCAGCTTGCCGGCCTGGCGCCGCTCATCCTGCAGAAGCAGGCCGAGGGCAATATTCGGGCGATGGTCATGGAGGGCGAAGCGCAGCGCGCGGGCCGCCTCCGTGTCGGCAACTATCTCGCCAACATGGTGCGTGCCGCACCACCTGGTGGAACGATCGACCCGAACAGCCGCGTCGGGGCAATGCTTCTTCAAATTGGGCCAGATGAGTTCCTGGTCGTCGGCAGCGGCGATGCCCAGCTGACATTTACATCGGACACGAAGGGTCTTCCGATCGTCGGCATCCAGAGCATCGACGAGGTCTTCCTTCGCAACGGCGGGATGGTTGCCGGCCGAAGGCTGAACGGAGACGAAAGTGGGCAGGGGCA
- a CDS encoding TonB-dependent receptor: MASFNARRRLLLATASFPVLLIGGTASAQTAGGNGEPTASSNSSSAEPATDATNEGAGQTTPTQIDSTAQAPADPSATGDQSIVVTGYRASLQSQANAKRRSIGFTDSIFAEDIGKFPDTNIAESVNRIPGVTISREVTGEGSNIAIRGLGTNFTRVLLNGAPVAVASVRFDAQSTNREVDLDLLPTELFTQLTVSKSPTASQLEGGAAGTVNLRSARPFDNPKPYISYGLQGTKNSNADKWGYNGHLLASRTFGDFGILVGGAFARNEFRVDGYETIGFTNPNLSASQRTGATRNPTGSGNFTIPATVPANAGNGLTVGAPIDQAFLLSRNPGATIDQIDNGILPRLSRPRDEVGYRFRKNAIASLEYRPSDALQFYVDGMYGTRKTDFTRSALNWAVRNSAPIPLNTQYDRSDCTAGCVVTSGTYANAQFFLEYRPYMDDQKFWGINPGAQFTISSFIKGDIQANLTKSDFHRESPTVLVITPPSSGITVDYVNNGGVPQVNSNIDLNDPKNFGWYGGARVNLNGEDRKTKTKGIRGSLLFGDETKISARIGAAYDDVQRRITPFDATNAWSNAICGNGPNITLEGPNTAALPCTGLSVPGTQVPGTPIAPGFPDYAGYGTNYTAGGPPIVYAGSLIPNSAIASYLRPNDTGFITVDWDRFAQDTNYEGFLQNRTEVRSGSSGANGGLVREKVLGTFFEINGIFDVGDDDQFRFNAGARHVRTDQIIGGVISIPDIRNTVPTPIADGGRYPNQIVFLTDKSRYKNWLPSFTAAYNFGRKAVARGSISKTMTRPDPNALLPGATFNAPSADVGSIGNQELDPYISTNIDLGFEYYTGGEGVIAFAAFRKSITGFTVNGTTRQPLSFLTPYGITFEGLTSQQREAICTRLGSPAGTTNCSGGNNAEILLTQQVNSDGKLKVNGLEFQITQPLDIITERWGFTGLGVQGNLTLIDQKGEGAGAPAVAIGVSPKTYNLTGYYDNNGISARLSYTFNEGSQGSNPGQNGFVAPLGVIWGRDYKQLDFSGNVDLSKVLGNAYLPTVVLNVINITKESQGSYFDYPNATFNEYNPGRTVMLGVRGRF, from the coding sequence ATGGCATCGTTCAACGCGCGCCGGCGCTTGCTGCTGGCTACGGCTTCATTTCCAGTTTTGCTGATCGGGGGCACGGCGTCCGCGCAAACCGCCGGGGGCAATGGGGAGCCCACGGCGTCGTCCAATAGCAGCTCGGCCGAGCCGGCAACCGATGCGACGAACGAAGGCGCCGGTCAGACCACTCCAACGCAAATCGATTCCACAGCCCAGGCTCCGGCCGATCCTTCGGCAACCGGCGATCAGAGCATCGTGGTCACCGGTTATCGCGCATCCCTGCAGAGCCAGGCAAATGCCAAGCGCCGTTCGATCGGCTTCACCGATTCGATCTTCGCCGAAGACATCGGCAAGTTTCCCGACACCAATATCGCAGAATCCGTGAACCGGATTCCCGGTGTCACCATCAGCCGCGAGGTCACGGGCGAGGGCTCCAACATTGCCATCCGCGGCCTTGGGACCAACTTCACGCGCGTGCTTCTGAACGGTGCGCCGGTTGCGGTCGCTTCGGTAAGGTTCGACGCGCAAAGCACGAACCGCGAGGTCGACCTCGACCTTCTTCCGACGGAGCTGTTCACGCAGTTGACGGTCAGCAAGTCCCCGACCGCGAGCCAGTTGGAAGGTGGTGCTGCAGGTACGGTCAACCTTCGCTCAGCGCGCCCGTTCGACAATCCAAAGCCCTACATCAGCTATGGCCTGCAAGGCACGAAGAACAGCAACGCGGACAAGTGGGGCTATAATGGCCATCTGCTGGCAAGCCGTACCTTTGGCGATTTTGGCATCCTCGTCGGCGGCGCCTTTGCGCGCAACGAGTTCCGGGTCGATGGATATGAAACCATCGGCTTCACCAATCCAAACCTCAGCGCATCGCAGCGCACGGGCGCAACGCGCAACCCCACCGGTAGCGGCAACTTCACGATCCCTGCCACGGTCCCCGCGAACGCCGGCAACGGCCTCACCGTCGGCGCTCCGATCGACCAGGCCTTCCTGCTCAGCCGCAATCCGGGCGCAACCATCGACCAGATCGATAACGGCATCTTGCCGCGCCTGTCTCGTCCGCGTGACGAGGTCGGCTACCGCTTCCGCAAGAACGCCATCGCTTCCCTGGAATATCGCCCGAGCGATGCGCTTCAATTCTACGTCGACGGTATGTACGGCACCCGGAAGACGGACTTCACCCGTTCCGCGTTGAACTGGGCCGTCCGCAACAGCGCGCCCATCCCGTTGAATACCCAGTATGACCGGTCGGATTGTACCGCCGGCTGCGTGGTGACCAGCGGCACCTATGCCAACGCGCAATTCTTTCTCGAATATCGCCCGTACATGGACGATCAGAAGTTCTGGGGCATCAACCCCGGCGCCCAATTCACGATCAGCAGCTTCATCAAGGGCGATATTCAGGCGAACCTCACCAAGAGTGATTTCCACCGGGAAAGCCCAACGGTTCTCGTGATTACCCCGCCAAGCAGCGGCATCACCGTTGACTATGTCAACAACGGCGGAGTCCCGCAGGTCAACAGCAACATCGACCTCAACGATCCGAAGAATTTTGGCTGGTACGGCGGCGCCCGCGTCAATCTGAACGGCGAAGACCGCAAGACCAAGACCAAGGGTATCCGCGGAAGCCTGTTGTTCGGGGACGAGACAAAGATCAGCGCCCGGATCGGCGCGGCCTACGACGATGTGCAGCGCCGCATCACGCCGTTCGACGCCACCAACGCATGGTCCAACGCGATCTGCGGGAACGGGCCGAACATCACGTTGGAAGGCCCGAACACGGCGGCTTTGCCGTGCACCGGCCTCAGCGTGCCCGGAACGCAGGTCCCCGGAACGCCCATTGCGCCCGGCTTTCCTGATTATGCCGGCTATGGCACCAATTACACGGCGGGCGGGCCGCCAATCGTCTATGCGGGATCGCTCATCCCCAATTCGGCGATCGCCAGCTATCTTCGCCCCAACGACACCGGCTTCATCACCGTAGACTGGGATCGTTTTGCCCAGGACACCAACTACGAAGGCTTCCTGCAAAACAGGACCGAAGTTCGCAGTGGAAGCAGCGGTGCGAACGGCGGTCTCGTCCGTGAAAAGGTGCTGGGCACCTTCTTCGAGATCAACGGCATCTTCGATGTCGGCGACGACGATCAGTTCCGGTTCAATGCCGGCGCGCGCCACGTCCGTACCGACCAGATCATCGGCGGTGTCATCAGCATTCCCGACATTCGGAACACCGTGCCGACGCCGATCGCCGACGGTGGCCGCTATCCCAACCAGATCGTGTTCCTGACCGACAAGTCGCGGTACAAGAACTGGCTGCCGTCATTCACTGCCGCGTACAACTTCGGCCGCAAGGCCGTGGCGCGCGGCAGCATTTCCAAGACGATGACCCGTCCGGATCCCAATGCCCTGCTCCCCGGCGCTACCTTCAATGCGCCGTCGGCCGATGTCGGCTCGATCGGGAACCAGGAGCTTGACCCCTACATCTCGACCAACATCGATCTTGGTTTCGAATATTATACGGGCGGCGAAGGCGTGATTGCGTTTGCGGCTTTCCGCAAGTCGATCACCGGCTTCACAGTGAACGGCACCACCAGGCAGCCGCTGTCGTTCCTGACCCCCTACGGGATCACGTTCGAAGGGCTGACGTCGCAGCAACGTGAAGCCATCTGCACGCGCCTTGGCTCGCCTGCGGGAACGACGAACTGCTCCGGTGGCAATAACGCCGAAATCCTCCTCACCCAGCAGGTCAATTCCGACGGCAAGCTGAAGGTCAACGGGCTGGAGTTCCAGATCACCCAGCCGCTGGACATCATAACGGAGCGTTGGGGCTTCACCGGTCTTGGCGTTCAGGGCAATCTGACCTTGATCGATCAGAAGGGCGAAGGTGCGGGTGCGCCGGCGGTTGCGATCGGCGTGTCACCGAAAACGTACAACCTTACCGGTTATTACGACAACAACGGCATCTCGGCGCGGCTGAGCTATACCTTCAACGAAGGGTCGCAGGGGTCCAACCCGGGTCAGAACGGCTTTGTTGCGCCGCTCGGAGTCATCTGGGGCCGCGACTACAAGCAGCTCGACTTCTCCGGCAACGTGGATCTCAGCAAGGTCCTGGGCAACGCCTACCTGCCCACGGTCGTGCTGAACGTGATCAACATCACCAAGGAGTCGCAAGGCAGCTACTTCGATTATCCGAATGCGACCTTCAACGAGTATAATCCCGGGCGCACCGTGATGCTTGGCGTTCGCGGCAGGTTCTAG
- a CDS encoding FadR/GntR family transcriptional regulator has protein sequence MRVPRDSKDRLYQSVVRQLGQAIEAGAYPVGTRLPSERDLAEQLGVSRPVVREAIVVLQNSGMVEIRHGAGVFVRAKAESAGSFGMDADAGPFEVIEARRLLEGEVAALAAELVTDRQIAELETLLDRLGDMRLDEATREQADRAFHLALARVTGNDVLVNLVEMLWDIRYQSSLCAYFFKRARDAGIEPVVDEHRVVLDALKARDPEAARKGMRDHLALVTKNLLIATEEDVRERARLRVEERRFDFARRAGVSV, from the coding sequence ATGAGAGTTCCACGTGACAGCAAAGACCGGCTGTATCAGTCGGTTGTGCGGCAACTCGGCCAAGCCATTGAGGCCGGCGCCTATCCGGTCGGGACCCGACTGCCGTCGGAGCGCGACCTTGCCGAGCAACTGGGCGTGAGCCGCCCGGTGGTGCGGGAGGCGATCGTGGTCCTGCAGAACAGCGGCATGGTGGAGATTCGCCATGGCGCCGGTGTCTTCGTTCGCGCCAAGGCTGAAAGCGCCGGGTCTTTCGGGATGGATGCCGATGCGGGACCGTTCGAAGTCATCGAAGCGCGACGGCTACTCGAAGGTGAAGTGGCAGCGTTGGCGGCTGAACTGGTCACCGATCGTCAGATCGCCGAGTTGGAGACGTTACTCGATCGGCTCGGCGATATGCGCCTGGACGAAGCGACACGCGAGCAGGCGGACCGTGCTTTCCATCTCGCGCTTGCGCGGGTCACGGGGAACGATGTGCTGGTCAACCTTGTCGAGATGCTGTGGGACATTCGCTATCAGTCGTCGCTGTGCGCATATTTCTTCAAGCGAGCACGGGACGCGGGGATTGAGCCTGTGGTTGACGAGCATCGCGTCGTTCTGGACGCGCTGAAAGCGCGCGACCCGGAAGCCGCCCGCAAGGGCATGCGCGATCACCTGGCGCTCGTAACCAAGAACCTTCTCATCGCCACCGAAGAAGATGTTCGCGAGCGGGCTCGGCTGAGGGTCGAGGAACGAAGGTTCGACTTCGCGCGACGCGCCGGCGTGAGCGTCTGA
- a CDS encoding prolyl oligopeptidase family serine peptidase, which yields MFNRRDALLSGLATGLVGSAARAAVPVSWPAFPAEEIALWPGPPPGAPARLPVEDVIETGNAERHGRMVKGLARPRMKVFRPAKPNGAALLVTPGGGYSVIVIDVEGYQIAPWLAERGWTVFVLYYRLPGEGWANRADVPLADAQRAMRLIRSRAATYGFDPSKVGALGFSAGGHVCGDLATRFDAKVYTPVDAADRLSARPAVAAPIYAVQSMSDPLAHGGSRDMLLGPNSSSAMQMAHSVARNVTSATPPTFLAHAEDDTVVSVENSVEMRAALKAAGVKVETHLFTVGGHGLGTPGPAGEPARHWKELFATWARAQGLG from the coding sequence ATGTTCAATCGCCGTGACGCATTGCTATCTGGTCTCGCGACAGGGCTGGTGGGATCGGCTGCGCGTGCGGCAGTGCCCGTCAGCTGGCCCGCCTTCCCCGCCGAAGAAATTGCGCTCTGGCCGGGGCCTCCACCAGGTGCGCCGGCAAGGTTGCCGGTCGAAGACGTGATCGAGACCGGCAATGCTGAGCGGCATGGGCGGATGGTGAAGGGACTTGCCCGGCCGCGGATGAAAGTCTTCCGGCCCGCGAAGCCCAACGGTGCCGCTCTGCTTGTAACGCCGGGCGGCGGCTATTCTGTCATCGTCATTGATGTCGAAGGCTATCAAATCGCACCATGGCTCGCGGAGCGGGGTTGGACGGTCTTCGTCCTCTACTATCGCCTGCCAGGCGAAGGCTGGGCAAATCGCGCCGATGTCCCGCTTGCCGATGCGCAGCGCGCAATGCGGCTGATCCGGTCGCGGGCTGCGACCTACGGCTTCGATCCCAGCAAGGTAGGCGCCCTGGGCTTTTCCGCCGGCGGGCATGTCTGCGGCGACCTCGCGACCCGGTTCGACGCAAAGGTCTATACGCCGGTCGATGCCGCCGACCGGTTGAGCGCGCGCCCGGCGGTGGCCGCACCGATCTACGCCGTTCAGTCGATGAGCGACCCGTTGGCGCATGGAGGCTCGCGCGACATGCTTCTGGGACCGAACTCCTCCTCGGCGATGCAGATGGCGCATAGTGTTGCGCGTAATGTCACGAGCGCCACTCCTCCGACTTTCCTCGCCCATGCAGAGGACGACACGGTGGTTTCGGTCGAGAATAGCGTAGAGATGCGCGCCGCGCTGAAGGCCGCTGGAGTGAAGGTCGAAACGCATCTTTTCACCGTGGGCGGCCATGGCCTCGGCACGCCGGGGCCGGCAGGCGAGCCGGCGCGGCACTGGAAGGAATTGTTTGCGACCTGGGCGCGAGCCCAAGGGCTCGGCTAG
- a CDS encoding efflux transporter outer membrane subunit translates to MKRTSTALMLLLLLLAGCTSLDPKLTPTPLPVPASWPAGDAYLRQNEVALPVFTYRDVFRDVRLQALIQQALANNRDIRIAVANIAAARERVTITRANQFPRVDSSADTSVSKGGSTAGAVGSSGGVRQSYALRVSPSFEIDLFGRLASLTRAEQQRFLATEAAARSVRLTLIGDLADAWLDYAADSSLLRIAEDTAAAAEQSLTLTRARLRGGVAPATDLLQAQQVLETARQDVAEQRTARAQDANLIQLLVGAPIAPGTLPESIERAGDTFAPLPAGLDSRVLLRRPDVVQAEFTLYAANAEIGAARAALFPTISLTGLLGLASSSLTSLFSSGAFTWSAGAGAGYTIFNAGAGRANVRLSQAERDAALASYERAIQTAFREVADALADRGTVEERLRATQANVAAASETLRLVNARYRGGIDSYFTTLDAQRTLYNAQQGRVAVQRQRAGNAVDLYRALGADAAIAEPTEPGEAGS, encoded by the coding sequence GTGAAGCGCACATCGACCGCGTTGATGCTGCTGCTGCTGCTGCTGGCTGGCTGCACGTCGCTCGATCCCAAATTGACGCCGACGCCATTGCCCGTGCCCGCCTCCTGGCCGGCCGGCGATGCTTACCTGCGCCAGAACGAAGTCGCGCTGCCCGTTTTCACCTATCGCGACGTCTTCCGCGATGTCCGTCTGCAGGCGTTGATCCAGCAGGCGCTTGCCAACAATAGGGACATTCGTATCGCCGTCGCCAACATCGCGGCCGCGCGGGAGCGGGTGACGATTACCCGCGCTAATCAGTTCCCAAGGGTCGACAGCAGCGCGGATACGAGCGTCAGCAAGGGCGGCTCCACTGCAGGTGCGGTGGGTTCATCCGGAGGCGTCCGTCAAAGCTACGCGCTGCGCGTCTCGCCATCCTTCGAAATCGACCTGTTCGGGCGCTTGGCCTCACTCACCCGCGCCGAGCAGCAGCGCTTCCTGGCCACCGAGGCAGCAGCGCGTTCGGTCAGACTGACGTTGATCGGCGATCTCGCCGATGCATGGCTCGACTATGCCGCGGACTCGAGCCTGCTACGCATTGCCGAGGACACGGCTGCCGCTGCCGAGCAGAGCCTCACTCTGACCCGAGCCCGACTCCGGGGCGGAGTCGCGCCGGCAACCGACCTGCTTCAGGCGCAGCAAGTGCTGGAAACGGCGCGGCAGGACGTAGCGGAGCAGCGCACCGCCCGAGCTCAGGACGCCAACCTTATCCAACTGCTGGTCGGTGCCCCTATCGCGCCCGGCACTCTGCCGGAGTCGATCGAACGAGCCGGCGACACCTTCGCCCCGCTTCCCGCCGGCCTCGACTCTCGCGTCCTGCTGCGCCGACCCGACGTCGTGCAAGCGGAATTTACACTTTACGCCGCCAATGCGGAGATCGGCGCCGCGCGCGCGGCTTTGTTCCCGACGATCTCGCTAACAGGTCTGCTGGGACTCGCCAGCTCAAGCTTGACCTCGCTGTTCAGCAGCGGCGCTTTTACTTGGTCCGCCGGGGCAGGGGCGGGCTACACCATCTTCAACGCCGGTGCCGGCCGTGCAAACGTTCGCCTGAGCCAGGCCGAGCGCGACGCCGCTCTCGCATCCTACGAACGCGCCATTCAGACCGCCTTCCGCGAAGTGGCCGATGCGCTTGCCGATCGCGGCACGGTGGAGGAGCGGCTACGCGCCACTCAGGCTAATGTTGCCGCCGCCAGCGAAACGCTGCGGCTCGTCAACGCCCGCTACCGCGGGGGGATCGATTCCTATTTCACCACGCTGGACGCGCAGCGCACACTCTACAACGCGCAGCAGGGGCGGGTGGCTGTGCAGCGGCAACGGGCGGGCAACGCTGTCGATCTGTACCGTGCGCTCGGCGCCGACGCTGCCATCGCGGAACCGACGGAACCGGGCGAAGCGGGAAGCTAG
- a CDS encoding efflux RND transporter periplasmic adaptor subunit, with protein MPSIAPRAALLAIAASALSLTACSGSDREGQQGGGQRGPTQVGFVVAQLASVPLQSSLGGRTVAFQQSEVRPQVSGLVRRRLFQEGSYVRQGQALYQIDPSLYQAAVNQQRANVAAAQATAQAAQERANRYRPLAEIEAVAQQDYTDAAAQARQARAQVAQNNAALQTAQINLRFTTITAPISGRIGRSLSTVGALVTASQADPLAVIQGVDPMYVDIQQSAADLLTLKRSLASGGALSGSTQVRLKLEDGSDYGYTGTVQFSEALVNESTGTVTLRARMPNPQGILLPGMFVQAEFTQAVTPNVVLVPQAALQRDIGGQGFVFVVGAGNKAERRPVQATRTYGPNWVVTVGLRPGDKIITQGTANLRTGAPLRPVPANAPQRIAPRPPGAAGQQSGNQQGRR; from the coding sequence GTGCCTTCCATCGCTCCGCGTGCGGCGCTGCTCGCCATTGCCGCCAGTGCCCTGTCCCTGACCGCTTGCTCAGGGTCGGATCGAGAGGGCCAGCAGGGCGGCGGCCAGCGCGGCCCGACTCAGGTCGGGTTCGTTGTCGCCCAGCTTGCCTCGGTTCCGCTGCAATCGAGCCTCGGCGGGCGAACGGTCGCCTTCCAGCAATCGGAAGTTCGACCCCAGGTCAGCGGCCTCGTCCGCCGGCGACTTTTCCAGGAAGGCTCGTACGTCCGGCAGGGTCAGGCGCTCTATCAGATCGACCCGAGCCTCTACCAAGCGGCAGTGAATCAGCAGCGGGCCAACGTCGCGGCGGCACAAGCGACCGCGCAGGCGGCGCAGGAACGAGCGAATCGTTATCGTCCGCTCGCTGAGATCGAGGCCGTCGCCCAGCAGGACTACACCGACGCCGCAGCCCAGGCGCGGCAGGCCCGCGCCCAGGTGGCGCAAAACAATGCCGCGTTGCAGACGGCGCAGATCAACCTTCGCTTCACCACCATCACCGCGCCGATCAGCGGTCGCATCGGCCGGTCGCTTTCGACGGTTGGCGCGCTGGTCACCGCCAGCCAGGCCGACCCGCTCGCAGTGATCCAGGGCGTCGACCCCATGTATGTCGACATCCAGCAGTCGGCCGCGGACCTTCTGACGCTCAAGCGATCATTGGCCAGTGGCGGCGCGCTGTCCGGCAGCACGCAGGTACGCCTGAAGCTCGAGGACGGCAGCGACTATGGCTACACTGGAACCGTTCAGTTCTCCGAAGCCCTGGTGAACGAAAGCACCGGCACGGTGACCCTTCGGGCGCGGATGCCTAATCCCCAGGGGATTCTGCTGCCCGGCATGTTCGTCCAGGCGGAGTTCACGCAGGCGGTCACTCCCAACGTCGTCCTGGTTCCTCAGGCGGCGCTGCAACGCGACATCGGCGGTCAGGGCTTCGTGTTCGTGGTCGGCGCGGGCAACAAGGCCGAGCGGCGTCCGGTGCAGGCAACACGCACCTACGGGCCGAACTGGGTCGTGACTGTGGGGTTGAGGCCGGGGGACAAGATCATCACCCAAGGGACGGCAAACCTTCGAACCGGCGCGCCGTTGCGGCCGGTGCCGGCGAACGCACCGCAACGGATCGCGCCGCGTCCGCCCGGCGCGGCCGGTCAACAGAGCGGCAACCAGCAGGGCCGACGCTAG